A single window of Helicobacter pylori DNA harbors:
- a CDS encoding heat shock protein transcriptional repressor HspR: MYDYDEPLYLISVVAKILGVHPQTLRQYEKEGLIEPSRTDGKMRLYSQRDMDKIKTILRLTRDMGVNLAGVDIILRLKEKLDELDNLNKELQDALQKHSKNTKTPTKNLNTPTNFYELILFKK; encoded by the coding sequence GTGTACGATTATGATGAACCGCTTTATTTGATCAGCGTTGTGGCTAAAATCTTAGGCGTGCACCCTCAAACCTTGCGCCAATACGAAAAAGAGGGTTTGATAGAGCCTAGCAGGACTGATGGGAAAATGCGCTTGTATTCCCAACGAGACATGGACAAAATCAAAACGATTTTACGCCTTACAAGGGATATGGGGGTTAATCTAGCGGGCGTGGATATTATCTTGCGCTTAAAAGAAAAGCTTGATGAATTAGACAATCTCAATAAAGAACTGCAAGACGCTCTGCAAAAACACTCTAAAAACACCAAAACCCCAACGAAAAATTTAAACACCCCTACGAATTTTTACGAATTGATTTTATTTAAAAAATGA
- a CDS encoding DnaJ C-terminal domain-containing protein gives MSKSLYQTLNVSENASQDEIKKSYRRLARQYHPDLNKTKEAEEKFKEINAAYEILSDEEKRRQYDQFGDNMFGGQNFSDFARSRGPSEDLDDILSSIFGKGGFSQRFSQNSQGFSGFNFSNFAPENLDITATLNVSVLDTLLGNKKQVSVNNETFSLKIPIGVEEGEKIRVRNKGKTGRTGRGDLLLEIHIEEDEIYRREKDDITQIFDLPLKTALFGGKIEIATWHKTLTLTIPPNTKAMQKFRIKEKGIKNRKTSHVGDLYLQARLILPKTETLSNELKALLEKEL, from the coding sequence ATGAGTAAGAGTTTATACCAAACTTTAAACGTGAGCGAAAACGCCAGCCAAGATGAAATCAAAAAATCCTACCGCCGTTTAGCCCGACAATACCACCCGGATTTGAATAAAACCAAAGAAGCCGAAGAAAAATTCAAAGAAATCAACGCCGCTTATGAAATTTTGAGCGACGAAGAAAAACGCCGCCAATACGATCAATTTGGCGACAACATGTTTGGGGGGCAGAATTTCAGCGATTTTGCCAGAAGCCGTGGTCCTAGTGAAGACTTAGACGATATTTTAAGCTCTATTTTTGGGAAAGGAGGCTTTTCGCAAAGATTTTCTCAAAACTCGCAAGGCTTTTCTGGCTTCAATTTTTCCAATTTCGCCCCTGAAAATTTAGACATAACCGCCACTTTAAATGTCTCTGTTTTAGACACCCTTTTAGGCAATAAAAAACAAGTGAGCGTCAATAATGAGACTTTTAGCCTTAAAATCCCTATCGGCGTGGAAGAGGGCGAAAAAATCAGGGTTCGCAACAAAGGGAAAACGGGGCGAACGGGCAGGGGCGATTTGCTCTTAGAGATCCATATTGAAGAAGATGAAATTTACAGGCGCGAGAAAGACGATATTACCCAAATCTTTGATTTACCCTTAAAAACGGCTCTTTTTGGAGGGAAAATTGAAATCGCTACTTGGCATAAAACCTTAACCCTAACCATTCCCCCTAACACCAAAGCGATGCAAAAATTCCGCATCAAAGAAAAAGGGATTAAAAACAGAAAAACTTCGCATGTGGGGGATTTGTATTTGCAAGCTCGTTTGATCTTGCCTAAAACGGAAACGCTTTCTAATGAGTTAAAAGCGTTATTAGAAAAAGAATTGTAA
- a CDS encoding 5'-3' exonuclease, translating into MHSRTLLLDIDCVIPNIVRRLLSNKTLPKRFATYSLQEVGVIFLTTQILSIMRKTRCSKTLFFITRGRESFRYQLCDHYKQKRHQFDEDFRSLLKALKIALVEKYPLKKGAKIQGEHCFEYEADDIISFYKKKDPNNYVIASMDKDILYSNRGSHFNLKTNAFFNVSQKEAHFFAYYQCVVGDKGDNIKGVKGIGGFNYKDFLNEDAKEHELWEQIIQAFKIKEDLSDSEAKEKALLNMRLVNMHQMTHHGVIKLWEPEFKKAFFPKKTQKPDFKRIS; encoded by the coding sequence ATGCATTCAAGAACTCTTTTACTAGACATTGATTGCGTTATCCCTAATATTGTTAGGCGTTTGCTCTCTAATAAAACGCTCCCCAAAAGATTCGCCACTTATAGCTTGCAAGAAGTGGGCGTTATTTTTCTCACCACTCAAATTTTATCCATCATGCGCAAAACCCGTTGCTCTAAAACGCTCTTTTTTATCACTAGGGGCAGAGAGAGTTTCCGCTACCAGCTGTGCGATCATTACAAACAAAAACGCCACCAATTTGATGAAGATTTTAGATCCCTTTTAAAAGCTCTCAAAATCGCTTTGGTGGAAAAATACCCCCTAAAAAAAGGGGCTAAAATCCAGGGCGAACATTGTTTTGAATATGAAGCCGATGATATTATCTCTTTTTACAAAAAGAAAGACCCCAACAATTATGTGATAGCCAGCATGGATAAGGATATTTTGTATTCCAATAGAGGTTCTCATTTCAACTTGAAAACAAACGCCTTTTTTAATGTGAGTCAAAAAGAGGCTCATTTTTTTGCTTATTACCAGTGCGTTGTGGGGGATAAGGGGGATAATATTAAGGGGGTTAAAGGGATTGGCGGCTTCAACTATAAAGATTTTTTAAACGAAGACGCTAAAGAGCATGAGCTGTGGGAACAGATCATTCAAGCGTTCAAAATTAAAGAAGATTTGAGCGATAGCGAAGCTAAAGAAAAGGCTCTTTTAAACATGCGTTTAGTCAATATGCACCAGATGACCCACCATGGCGTGATCAAACTATGGGAGCCTGAGTTTAAAAAAGCTTTTTTCCCTAAAAAAACACAAAAACCTGATTTTAAAAGAATTTCTTAA
- a CDS encoding OriC activity response regulator — MKILIIEDDLALARSISHNLHDLGHFCEIISSISEENKEPYDVILVSSKVCTQGRCEHFVRYNSKQIIIMMASHVNEDGVNKPIQAGARDYILKPFKMDELLRKIQYHKAYQEMTARLGFYENYLDFIHAELPLPKDFSYRPPFIIHTPSQELANAYLLQYAKERQMDFSFFSLKDTTWKELYKNKDKLERPFYIMHLEELKKDEQLKLLELARSCPIVLSYTHKEPLEFPKIVSIECSNKPLSLFSNHTTFLSIQEYEKEAIRHFSSTCTDTELANKLGISRKSLWEKRRKYNLPRK; from the coding sequence ATGAAAATCTTAATCATTGAAGATGATTTAGCGCTAGCCAGGAGTATCTCTCATAATTTGCATGATTTGGGGCATTTTTGCGAGATCATCTCTAGCATTTCAGAAGAAAATAAAGAGCCTTATGATGTGATTTTGGTTTCTTCTAAAGTTTGCACTCAAGGGCGTTGCGAACATTTTGTGCGTTATAATTCCAAGCAAATCATTATCATGATGGCTTCGCATGTCAATGAAGATGGCGTGAATAAACCCATTCAAGCGGGAGCGAGAGATTATATTCTAAAACCTTTTAAAATGGATGAATTGTTGCGCAAGATCCAATACCACAAAGCCTACCAAGAAATGACCGCTCGCTTGGGATTTTATGAAAATTACTTAGACTTTATCCATGCGGAATTGCCCTTGCCTAAAGATTTTTCCTACAGGCCACCCTTTATTATTCACACGCCCTCTCAAGAGCTTGCGAACGCTTATTTATTGCAATACGCTAAAGAAAGGCAAATGGATTTTTCTTTTTTCTCTTTAAAAGACACCACTTGGAAAGAGCTATACAAGAATAAAGACAAATTAGAACGCCCTTTTTACATCATGCATTTAGAAGAGCTTAAAAAAGATGAGCAATTGAAATTGTTGGAATTGGCCCGTTCATGCCCTATTGTTTTGTCCTATACCCATAAAGAACCCCTAGAATTTCCTAAAATTGTGAGCATTGAATGCAGCAACAAACCCCTATCTTTGTTTAGCAACCACACGACTTTCCTTTCCATTCAAGAGTATGAAAAAGAAGCGATCAGGCATTTTTCTTCTACTTGCACCGATACAGAATTGGCTAACAAGCTTGGCATTAGCCGTAAAAGCCTTTGGGAAAAACGCCGGAAATATAACTTACCGCGCAAGTAG
- a CDS encoding bifunctional 2-C-methyl-D-erythritol 4-phosphate cytidylyltransferase/2-C-methyl-D-erythritol 2,4-cyclodiphosphate synthase encodes MSLIRVNGEAFKLSLESLEEDPFETKETLEILVKQTSVVLLAAGESKRFSQTIKKQWLRSNHTPLWLSVYESFKEALDFKEIILVVSGLDYIYIQRHYPKIKLVKGGASRQESVRNALKVIDSAYTLTSDVARGLANMEALKSLFVTLQQTSHYCIAPYLPCYDTAIYYNEALDREAIKLIQTPQLSHTKALQSALNQGDFKDESSAILQAFPDRVSYIEGSKNLHKLTTNDDLKHFALFFNPAKDTFIGMGFDTHAFIKDKPMVLGGVVLDCEFGLKAHSDGDALLHAVIDAVLGAIKGGDIGEWFPDNDPKYKNASSKELLKIVLDFSQSIGFELFEMGATIFSEIPKITPYKPAILESLSQLLGLEKSQISLKATTMEKMGFIGKQEGLLVQAHVSMHYKQKL; translated from the coding sequence ATGTCTTTGATTAGAGTGAATGGGGAAGCTTTTAAACTCTCTTTAGAAAGTTTAGAAGAAGACCCTTTTGAAACTAAAGAAACGCTAGAGATTCTTGTTAAACAAACGAGCGTTGTTTTATTGGCTGCTGGGGAGTCTAAGCGTTTTTCTCAAACCATCAAAAAACAATGGTTGCGCTCTAATCATACCCCCTTATGGCTCAGCGTTTATGAGAGCTTTAAAGAAGCCCTAGACTTTAAAGAAATCATTCTGGTTGTAAGCGGATTGGACTATATTTATATCCAACGCCATTACCCCAAAATCAAGCTTGTAAAAGGCGGGGCATCAAGGCAAGAATCCGTGCGTAACGCTTTGAAAGTAATTGATAGCGCTTACACGCTCACTAGCGATGTGGCTAGGGGTTTAGCCAATATGGAAGCGCTCAAAAGTTTGTTTGTAACCCTCCAACAAACGAGCCATTATTGCATCGCTCCTTACTTGCCTTGCTATGACACGGCGATCTATTATAACGAGGCTTTAGATAGAGAAGCGATCAAACTCATTCAAACCCCGCAATTAAGCCACACCAAAGCGCTCCAATCAGCCCTAAATCAAGGGGATTTTAAAGATGAAAGCAGCGCGATTTTACAAGCTTTCCCTGATCGTGTGAGTTATATTGAAGGCAGTAAAAATTTGCACAAACTCACCACGAACGATGATTTGAAACATTTCGCGCTCTTTTTCAACCCAGCAAAAGACACTTTTATCGGCATGGGTTTTGATACGCATGCGTTCATTAAAGATAAGCCTATGGTTTTAGGGGGGGTTGTTTTGGATTGCGAGTTTGGGTTAAAGGCTCATAGCGATGGCGATGCTTTGTTGCATGCGGTTATTGATGCGGTTTTAGGGGCGATTAAAGGGGGGGATATTGGCGAATGGTTCCCTGATAATGATCCCAAATACAAAAACGCCTCCTCTAAAGAGCTTTTAAAAATCGTGTTGGATTTTTCTCAAAGCATTGGGTTTGAATTGTTTGAAATGGGGGCGACTATCTTTAGCGAGATCCCTAAAATCACCCCTTACAAACCGGCGATTTTAGAGAGCTTGAGCCAACTTTTGGGTTTAGAAAAATCTCAAATCAGCTTGAAAGCCACCACTATGGAAAAAATGGGGTTCATTGGCAAACAAGAAGGGCTGTTAGTCCAAGCGCATGTGAGCATGCATTATAAGCAAAAACTTTAA
- a CDS encoding Do family serine endopeptidase: protein MMKKTFFISLALALSLNAGNIQIQSMPKVKERISVPSKDDTIYSYHDSIKDSIKAVVNISTEKKIKNSFIGGGVFNDPFFQQFFGDLGGMIPKERMERALGSGVIISKDGYIVTNNHVIDGADKIKVTIPGSNKEYSATLVGTDSESDLAVIRITKDNLPTIKFSDSNDILVGDLVFAIGNPFGVGESVTQGIVSALNKSGIGINSYENFIQTDASINPGNSGGALIDSRGGLVGINTAIISKTGGNHGIGFAIPSNMVKDIVTQLIKTGKIERGYLGVGLQDLSGDLQNSYDNKEGAVVISVEKDSPAKKAGILVWDLITEVNGKKVKNTNELRNLIGSMLPNQRVTLKVIRDKKERAFTLTLAERKSPNKKETISAQNGAQGQLNGLQVEDLTQKTKRSMRLSDDVQGVLVSQVNENSPAEQAGFRQGNIITKIEEIEVKSVADFNHALEKYKGKPKRFLVLDLNQGYRIILVK, encoded by the coding sequence ATGATGAAAAAAACTTTTTTTATCTCTTTGGCTTTAGCGTTAAGCTTGAATGCGGGCAATATCCAAATCCAAAGCATGCCCAAAGTGAAAGAGCGAATAAGCGTCCCCTCTAAAGACGATACGATCTACTCTTACCACGATTCTATTAAGGATTCGATTAAAGCGGTGGTGAATATCTCTACTGAAAAGAAGATTAAAAATAGCTTTATAGGTGGCGGTGTGTTTAATGACCCCTTTTTCCAACAATTTTTTGGGGATTTGGGCGGCATGATCCCTAAAGAAAGAATGGAAAGGGCTTTAGGCAGCGGCGTCATCATCTCTAAAGATGGCTATATTGTGACGAATAACCATGTGATTGATGGCGCCGATAAGATTAAAGTGACCATTCCAGGGAGCAATAAAGAATATTCCGCCACTTTAGTAGGCACGGATTCTGAAAGCGATTTAGCGGTGATTCGCATCACTAAAGACAACTTACCCACGATCAAATTCTCTGACTCTAATGATATTTTAGTGGGCGATTTGGTTTTTGCAATTGGTAACCCTTTTGGCGTGGGCGAAAGCGTTACGCAAGGCATTGTTTCAGCGCTCAATAAAAGCGGGATAGGGATCAACAGCTATGAAAATTTCATTCAAACAGACGCTTCTATCAATCCTGGAAATTCCGGCGGCGCTTTGATTGATAGCCGTGGAGGGTTAGTGGGGATCAATACCGCTATCATCTCTAAAACCGGGGGCAACCATGGCATTGGCTTTGCCATCCCTTCTAACATGGTTAAGGATATTGTAACCCAACTCATCAAAACCGGTAAGATTGAAAGAGGTTACTTGGGCGTGGGCTTGCAAGATTTGAGTGGCGATTTGCAAAATTCTTACGACAACAAAGAAGGGGCGGTGGTCATTAGCGTAGAAAAAGACTCTCCGGCTAAAAAAGCAGGGATTTTGGTGTGGGATTTGATCACTGAAGTCAATGGGAAAAAGGTTAAAAACACGAACGAATTAAGGAATCTAATCGGCTCGATGCTACCCAATCAAAGAGTAACCTTAAAAGTCATTAGAGACAAAAAAGAACGCGCCTTCACCCTCACTCTTGCCGAAAGGAAAAGCCCTAACAAAAAAGAAACCATTTCTGCTCAAAACGGTGCGCAAGGCCAATTGAACGGGCTTCAAGTAGAAGATTTAACCCAAAAAACCAAAAGGTCTATGCGTTTGAGCGATGACGTTCAAGGGGTTTTGGTCTCTCAAGTGAATGAAAATTCCCCAGCAGAGCAAGCCGGCTTCAGGCAAGGCAACATCATCACAAAAATTGAAGAGATTGAAGTGAAAAGCGTTGCGGATTTTAACCATGCTTTAGAAAAATATAAAGGCAAACCCAAACGATTCTTAGTTTTAGATTTGAATCAAGGTTATAGGATCATTTTGGTGAAATGA
- a CDS encoding amino acid permease, protein MDNQKITHQNTAQKQGELKRDMKMRHLLMIAFGGAIGTGLFVGTGGNIASAGPLGTLIAYCFGGLVVYCIMLSLGELASVYPTTGSFGDYAAKFIGPGTGYMVFWMYWLGWVITVALEYIAIGMLMQRWFVNIPIHYWVILCIALVFLLNFFSVKIFAEGEFFFSLIKVLAVIAFIGIGVIGILYQIYLHGFSSVFDNFHFGDKGFFPNGSAAVFSAMLAVIFAFTGTEVIGVAVGETKNASEVMPKAIKATLWRIVFFFLGSVFVISVFLPMNDSSITQSPFVSVLERINLPFIGMGVPYVADIMNAVIITAMFSTANSGLYGASRMIYGLSKQKMFFKVFSQLNRQGTPTYAMLFSLSFSLIGLLVQIYAKENVVEALINVISFTVIIVWVSVSISQYSFRKQYLKAGHSLEDLPYKAPFLPFLQLIGITGCVIGVIGSAMDKDQRIGMILTIVFAVMCYIGYYFTQKANENNKKDLI, encoded by the coding sequence ATGGACAATCAAAAGATAACGCATCAAAATACCGCGCAAAAACAAGGCGAGCTTAAAAGAGACATGAAAATGCGCCATCTCTTAATGATTGCATTTGGAGGAGCGATCGGCACAGGGCTTTTTGTAGGCACTGGGGGTAATATTGCGAGCGCTGGCCCTTTAGGGACCTTGATCGCTTATTGTTTTGGAGGGCTTGTGGTCTATTGCATCATGCTCTCTTTAGGCGAATTGGCCAGCGTTTATCCCACTACGGGAAGTTTTGGGGATTATGCGGCTAAATTCATAGGTCCTGGCACGGGCTATATGGTTTTTTGGATGTATTGGCTTGGCTGGGTGATCACGGTTGCGTTAGAATACATCGCTATAGGCATGCTCATGCAACGCTGGTTTGTAAATATTCCTATCCATTATTGGGTTATTTTATGCATTGCGTTAGTTTTTTTATTGAACTTTTTTTCGGTTAAAATTTTTGCCGAGGGCGAGTTTTTCTTTAGCCTGATTAAAGTTTTAGCGGTGATCGCTTTTATAGGCATTGGCGTAATTGGGATCCTCTATCAAATCTATTTGCATGGGTTTAGTTCTGTTTTTGATAACTTCCATTTTGGCGATAAAGGGTTTTTCCCTAACGGGAGCGCGGCGGTTTTTAGCGCGATGCTCGCTGTCATTTTTGCCTTCACTGGCACAGAAGTCATTGGGGTGGCTGTGGGAGAGACTAAAAACGCTAGCGAGGTGATGCCCAAAGCGATTAAAGCGACCTTGTGGCGGATTGTCTTTTTCTTTTTAGGCTCTGTGTTTGTCATTTCTGTTTTTTTACCCATGAATGATTCCTCTATCACGCAAAGCCCCTTTGTGAGCGTTTTAGAACGCATCAACTTGCCCTTTATTGGCATGGGTGTCCCTTATGTGGCTGATATAATGAACGCTGTTATCATTACGGCGATGTTTTCTACCGCTAATTCAGGGCTTTATGGAGCGAGTCGCATGATTTATGGGCTGTCCAAACAAAAGATGTTTTTTAAGGTTTTTTCCCAACTCAACCGACAAGGCACGCCCACTTATGCGATGCTTTTTTCCCTTTCTTTTTCTCTCATAGGGCTTTTAGTCCAAATTTATGCCAAAGAAAATGTCGTGGAAGCTTTGATTAATGTGATCAGTTTCACGGTGATTATCGTGTGGGTTAGCGTGTCCATTTCGCAATATTCTTTCCGCAAGCAATACTTAAAAGCCGGGCATTCTTTAGAGGATTTGCCTTATAAAGCCCCTTTCCTGCCCTTTTTGCAACTCATAGGGATCACTGGGTGTGTCATCGGCGTGATTGGTTCGGCTATGGATAAGGATCAACGCATCGGGATGATCTTAACGATTGTTTTTGCTGTTATGTGTTACATTGGATACTATTTTACACAAAAAGCTAATGAAAATAACAAAAAAGATTTGATATAA
- the pgsA gene encoding CDP-diacylglycerol--glycerol-3-phosphate 3-phosphatidyltransferase — MKVLKLLPNFLTILRIVLSLFLLFLLLNTHTYFSFLTPFHINMISSLVFLFAALTDLLDGYIARNYKAKSRFGEIFDPLADKILILSTFLGLVHLDRVNAWVPFVILGREFFISGLRVLAANEKKDIPVNALGKYKTVSQVVAIGALLANLTYSYVLVAIAVFLTLYSGIDYTIKYYKS; from the coding sequence ATGAAAGTTTTAAAACTCCTGCCTAATTTTTTGACGATTTTACGCATTGTCTTATCCTTATTTTTATTGTTTTTATTGTTAAACACGCACACTTATTTCAGTTTTTTAACCCCCTTTCACATCAACATGATCTCTTCATTGGTTTTTTTGTTTGCCGCGCTCACGGATTTATTGGACGGCTACATCGCCAGAAACTATAAAGCCAAATCGCGCTTTGGGGAAATCTTTGACCCTTTAGCGGATAAAATCCTTATTTTGAGCACGTTTTTAGGGTTAGTCCATTTGGATCGTGTGAATGCGTGGGTCCCGTTTGTGATTTTAGGGCGCGAATTTTTTATTTCAGGGCTTAGAGTCTTAGCCGCTAATGAAAAAAAGGATATTCCTGTCAATGCGTTAGGCAAGTATAAAACCGTTTCTCAAGTCGTAGCGATTGGCGCTTTATTGGCCAATTTAACTTATTCTTATGTGCTTGTGGCTATAGCGGTTTTTTTAACCCTTTATTCGGGGATAGATTACACGATTAAATATTATAAATCTTAA
- a CDS encoding enoyl-ACP reductase yields MNGSNHMKNKTLVISGATRGIGKAILYRFAQSGVNIAFTYNRNVEEANKIIEDVEQKYSIKAKAYPLNVLEPEQYTELFKQIDADFDRVDFFISNAIIYGRSVVGGFAPFMRLKPKGLNNIYTATVLAFVVGAQEAAKRMQKIGGGAIVSLSSTGNLVYMPNYAGHGNSKNAVETMVKYAAVDLGEFNIRVNAVSGGPIDTDALKAFPDYVEIKEKVEEQSPLKRMGNPNDLAGAAYFLCDETQSGWLTGQTIVVDGGTTFK; encoded by the coding sequence ATGAATGGTTCCAATCACATGAAAAATAAAACCCTAGTGATCAGCGGCGCGACTAGAGGGATTGGTAAGGCGATATTGTATCGCTTCGCTCAAAGCGGCGTGAATATCGCTTTCACTTACAATAGAAATGTTGAAGAAGCCAACAAAATCATAGAAGATGTGGAGCAAAAATATTCCATTAAAGCCAAAGCCTACCCCCTTAATGTTTTAGAGCCTGAGCAATACACGGAGCTTTTCAAACAAATTGACGCTGATTTTGACAGAGTGGATTTTTTTATTTCTAACGCTATTATTTATGGGCGCTCTGTCGTGGGGGGATTTGCGCCGTTTATGCGATTAAAACCTAAGGGGTTAAACAATATTTACACAGCCACCGTGTTAGCGTTTGTGGTGGGGGCTCAAGAAGCGGCAAAACGCATGCAAAAAATAGGCGGCGGGGCGATCGTGAGCTTAAGCTCTACTGGGAATTTGGTCTATATGCCTAATTACGCTGGGCATGGCAATTCTAAAAATGCCGTAGAAACCATGGTCAAATACGCTGCTGTGGATTTAGGCGAATTTAACATTAGAGTGAATGCGGTTAGTGGCGGGCCTATTGATACGGACGCTTTGAAAGCTTTCCCTGATTATGTGGAGATTAAAGAAAAAGTAGAAGAGCAATCGCCCCTAAAACGCATGGGCAATCCTAACGATCTAGCCGGAGCGGCTTATTTTTTATGCGATGAGACCCAAAGCGGTTGGCTTACAGGGCAAACGATCGTTGTGGATGGCGGGACTACTTTTAAATAA
- the dapA gene encoding 4-hydroxy-tetrahydrodipicolinate synthase, with product MQFHSSSALITPFKKDLSVDEAAYESLIKRQIFQGMDACVPVGTTGESATLTHKEHMRCIEIAIETCKNTQTPSNSRMKVLAGVGSNATSESLSLAKFAQKIGADAILCVSPYYNRPTQQGLFEHYKTIAQSVEIPVMLYDVPSRTGVSIEVPTALKLFREIPNIKAIKEASGSLKRVTELHYYEKDFKIFSGEDSLNHSIMFSGGCGVISVTGNLMPNLISQMVNCALKQKYQQALEIQNKLFDLHQALFVETNPIPIKMAMHLAGLIENPSYRLPLVAPSKETIQLLEKTLQQYEVIA from the coding sequence ATGCAATTTCATTCATCTAGCGCGTTAATTACGCCTTTTAAAAAAGATTTGAGCGTTGATGAGGCCGCTTATGAATCCTTGATCAAGCGCCAAATTTTTCAGGGCATGGACGCATGCGTGCCTGTTGGCACGACAGGAGAGTCCGCCACGCTCACCCACAAAGAGCACATGCGTTGCATTGAAATCGCCATAGAGACTTGCAAAAACACTCAAACGCCCTCCAATTCACGCATGAAAGTGTTAGCCGGCGTGGGCAGTAACGCCACGAGCGAGTCCCTTTCTTTAGCAAAGTTCGCTCAAAAAATCGGTGCGGATGCGATTTTATGCGTAAGCCCTTATTATAACCGCCCCACCCAACAAGGCCTGTTTGAACATTATAAAACTATCGCTCAATCGGTGGAAATCCCTGTCATGCTTTATGATGTGCCAAGCCGAACGGGCGTGTCTATTGAAGTTCCAACCGCTCTCAAACTTTTTAGAGAAATCCCTAACATTAAAGCCATTAAAGAAGCGTCTGGCTCTTTAAAGAGAGTAACAGAATTGCATTATTATGAAAAAGATTTTAAAATTTTTAGTGGGGAAGATTCGCTCAACCACTCTATCATGTTTTCAGGGGGGTGCGGCGTGATTTCAGTGACCGGTAATTTAATGCCTAATCTGATTTCACAGATGGTCAATTGCGCGCTCAAACAAAAATACCAACAAGCCCTAGAAATCCAAAATAAGCTTTTTGATTTGCACCAAGCCCTTTTTGTAGAAACGAACCCTATCCCTATTAAAATGGCTATGCATTTAGCCGGCTTGATTGAAAACCCAAGCTACAGACTGCCTTTAGTGGCCCCAAGCAAAGAAACGATTCAACTTTTAGAAAAAACTTTACAACAATATGAGGTAATTGCATGA
- a CDS encoding M16 family metallopeptidase, translating to MRYFSVKRLLRLSSVLLVTLGASMHAQSYLPKHESVTLKNGLQVVSVPLENKTGVIEVDVLYKVGSRNEVMGKSGIAHMLEHLNFKSTKNLKAGEFDKIVKRFGGVSNASTSFDITRYFIKTSQANLDKSLELFAETMGSLNLKEDEFLPERQVVAEERRWRTDNSPIGMLYFRFFNTAYVYHPYHWTPIGFMDDIQNWTLKDIKKFHSLYYQPKNAIILVVGDVNSQKVFELSKKHFESLKNLDGKAIPTPYMKEPKQDGARTAVVHKDGVHLEWVALGYKVPAFKHKDQVALDALSKLLGEGKSSWLQSELVDKKRLASQAFSHNMQLQDESVFLFIAGGNPNVKAEALQKEIVALLEKLKKGEITQAELDKLKINQKADFISNLESSSDVAGLFADYLVQNDIQGLTDYQQQFLDLKVSDLVRVANEYFKDAQSTTVFLKP from the coding sequence ATGAGATATTTTTCTGTTAAAAGACTTTTGAGGCTTAGTTCTGTCTTGTTAGTCACTTTAGGAGCGAGCATGCACGCACAATCTTACTTACCCAAACATGAGAGCGTTACCTTAAAAAATGGGTTGCAAGTCGTAAGCGTCCCCTTAGAAAATAAAACTGGGGTTATAGAAGTGGATGTGCTTTATAAAGTCGGCTCTAGAAACGAAGTCATGGGCAAAAGCGGGATCGCTCACATGTTAGAGCATTTGAATTTTAAAAGCACCAAAAACCTTAAAGCCGGCGAATTTGATAAAATCGTTAAGCGTTTTGGGGGCGTGAGTAACGCTTCTACGAGCTTTGATATCACGCGCTATTTCATTAAAACCAGTCAGGCTAACTTGGATAAGTCTTTAGAATTGTTCGCTGAAACCATGGGTTCTTTGAATTTAAAAGAAGATGAGTTTTTACCTGAGCGTCAAGTGGTCGCTGAAGAAAGGCGATGGCGCACCGATAATTCCCCTATCGGCATGCTTTATTTCCGCTTTTTTAACACCGCCTATGTCTATCACCCCTACCATTGGACACCCATTGGTTTTATGGACGATATTCAAAACTGGACTTTAAAAGACATTAAAAAATTCCATTCGCTCTATTATCAGCCTAAAAACGCTATTATTTTAGTGGTGGGCGATGTCAATTCCCAAAAGGTTTTTGAATTGAGTAAAAAGCATTTTGAATCCTTAAAAAACCTTGATGGAAAAGCTATCCCCACCCCTTACATGAAAGAGCCTAAGCAAGATGGAGCCAGAACGGCAGTCGTGCATAAAGATGGGGTCCATTTAGAATGGGTAGCGTTAGGGTATAAAGTGCCTGCTTTCAAGCATAAAGATCAAGTCGCCCTAGACGCGTTAAGCAAGCTTTTAGGCGAAGGTAAAAGCTCGTGGTTGCAAAGCGAATTAGTGGATAAAAAACGCCTGGCTTCTCAAGCTTTCTCGCACAACATGCAATTACAAGATGAAAGCGTGTTTTTATTCATCGCTGGGGGTAACCCTAATGTCAAAGCCGAAGCCTTACAAAAAGAAATCGTAGCGCTTTTAGAAAAGCTTAAAAAAGGCGAAATCACTCAAGCTGAGTTAGATAAGCTCAAAATCAATCAAAAAGCCGACTTTATTTCTAATTTAGAAAGTTCTAGCGATGTGGCGGGGCTTTTTGCGGACTATTTAGTGCAAAACGATATTCAAGGCTTGACGGATTATCAGCAACAATTTTTGGATTTGAAAGTGAGCGATTTGGTGCGCGTGGCTAATGAATACTTTAAAGACGCCCAATCAACCACCGTGTTTTTGAAACCTTAA